Proteins encoded together in one Polaribacter reichenbachii window:
- a CDS encoding ATP-dependent Clp protease ATP-binding subunit: MDDNFSPKVRDVITFSKEEALRLGHEFIGTEHLLLGLIRKGEGKAIEILTAFDVDLMLLRKKLEQLNPSNPTFTEVTDKPSLRLTRQAEKALKTTFLEAKLYQSDAIDTAHLLLCVLRNENDPTTKLIQKYHVNYDEAKALYKQLHVDDTDMDLPTNPIAETPSDDEYASEKSNPFEQTQKSKTTKKSKTPVLDNFGRDLTDLAEKGKLDPVVGRQKEIERVSQILSRRKKNNPMLIGEPGVGKSAIAEGLALRIVDRKVSRILFDKRIVSLDLASLVAGTKYRGQFEERMKALMNELEKNDDIILFIDEIHTIVGAGGATGSLDASNMLKPALARGEIQCIGATTLDEFRTNIEKDGALERRFQKVIVDPTSVEETIQILQNIKGKYEEHHNVDFTDNAIEACVKLTNRYMTDRYLPDKAIDALDEAGSRIHITNIVVPKQVLELEAQLEIIRDKKTKAVNGQKYEEAAKLRDDEKNMEAALNSAQKQWEDDSKLNREIVTEDNVAEVVSMMTGIPVNRVAEAESHRLHELPAMIKGKVIGQDEAVTKVVKAIQRNRVGLKDPNKPIGSFIFLGQTGVGKTQLAKVLARELFDSDDSLIRIDMSEYMEKFAISRLIGAPPGYVGYEEGGQLTEKVRRKPYSVILLDEIEKAHPDVFNMLLQILDDGHITDSLGRKIDFRNTIIIMTSNIGARQLKDFGGGVGFGTSSKKEQADAHAKSVIEGALKKSFAPEFLNRIDDVIVFNALEREDIHSIIDIELDKLLYRISDLGYTLNLSDKAKDYIADKGFDKKYGARPLKRAIQKYIEDALAEEIVNSKLTEGDTIIMDFDDVKDELTINIVKGEKKPETRTETES; encoded by the coding sequence ATGGACGATAATTTTTCACCAAAAGTTAGAGATGTAATCACTTTTAGTAAAGAAGAGGCTTTAAGATTAGGCCACGAATTTATTGGAACAGAACATCTTTTACTTGGTTTGATAAGAAAAGGCGAAGGAAAAGCGATAGAAATATTAACAGCATTTGATGTTGATTTAATGCTTTTACGCAAAAAATTGGAGCAATTAAATCCGTCAAACCCAACATTTACAGAAGTTACAGATAAACCTAGTTTACGCTTAACAAGACAGGCAGAAAAAGCTTTAAAAACAACTTTTTTAGAAGCTAAATTATACCAAAGTGATGCTATTGATACAGCTCATTTATTACTTTGTGTTTTACGTAATGAAAATGACCCAACCACAAAGTTGATTCAAAAATATCACGTAAATTACGATGAAGCAAAAGCTTTATACAAACAATTACACGTAGATGATACTGATATGGATTTACCTACAAACCCAATAGCAGAAACACCTTCTGATGATGAATATGCATCAGAAAAATCAAATCCTTTTGAGCAAACTCAAAAAAGTAAAACCACTAAAAAATCGAAAACACCTGTTCTAGATAATTTTGGTCGTGATTTAACAGATTTGGCTGAAAAAGGGAAATTAGATCCAGTTGTAGGTCGTCAAAAAGAAATAGAACGCGTTTCACAAATTTTAAGTCGTAGAAAGAAAAATAACCCAATGTTAATTGGTGAACCTGGTGTTGGTAAATCTGCTATTGCAGAAGGTTTAGCATTGCGAATTGTAGATAGAAAAGTTTCTCGTATTTTGTTTGATAAAAGAATTGTTTCTCTAGATTTAGCAAGCTTAGTTGCTGGTACAAAGTACAGAGGTCAATTCGAAGAAAGAATGAAAGCCTTAATGAATGAATTAGAAAAGAATGATGATATTATTCTTTTTATTGATGAAATTCATACTATTGTTGGTGCAGGTGGTGCCACTGGTTCTTTAGACGCTTCTAATATGTTAAAGCCAGCTTTAGCAAGAGGCGAAATTCAATGTATTGGTGCAACAACTTTAGATGAGTTTAGAACAAATATCGAAAAAGATGGTGCTTTAGAGCGTCGTTTTCAAAAGGTAATTGTAGACCCAACTTCTGTTGAAGAAACCATTCAGATTTTACAAAATATAAAAGGAAAATACGAAGAACATCATAATGTTGATTTTACAGATAACGCTATTGAGGCTTGTGTAAAATTAACTAATAGATATATGACTGATAGATACCTACCAGACAAAGCGATTGACGCTCTTGATGAAGCAGGTTCTCGAATTCATATTACCAACATTGTAGTGCCTAAACAAGTTTTAGAATTAGAAGCGCAATTAGAAATTATTCGCGATAAGAAAACAAAAGCTGTTAATGGTCAGAAATACGAAGAAGCTGCCAAGTTAAGAGACGATGAAAAGAATATGGAAGCAGCGTTAAATTCTGCTCAGAAACAATGGGAAGATGACTCTAAATTAAACAGAGAAATTGTTACTGAAGATAATGTTGCAGAAGTAGTTTCTATGATGACAGGTATTCCTGTAAACAGAGTTGCAGAAGCAGAAAGCCATAGATTACACGAGTTACCTGCAATGATAAAAGGTAAAGTAATAGGCCAAGATGAAGCTGTTACAAAAGTGGTGAAAGCAATACAACGTAATAGAGTTGGATTAAAAGACCCAAACAAACCAATTGGTTCATTTATTTTCTTAGGACAAACTGGTGTTGGTAAAACACAATTGGCAAAAGTTTTAGCACGCGAATTATTTGACTCTGACGATTCTTTAATTAGAATTGACATGAGTGAGTATATGGAAAAATTCGCTATTTCTCGTTTAATTGGTGCTCCTCCAGGTTATGTAGGTTATGAAGAAGGTGGTCAATTAACAGAAAAAGTACGTAGAAAACCATATTCTGTAATTTTATTAGACGAGATAGAAAAAGCGCATCCAGATGTGTTTAATATGTTGTTACAAATTTTAGATGATGGACATATTACTGATAGTTTAGGTCGTAAAATCGATTTTAGAAATACCATTATTATAATGACTTCTAACATTGGTGCTCGTCAATTAAAAGACTTTGGTGGTGGCGTTGGTTTTGGAACATCTTCTAAAAAAGAACAAGCAGACGCACATGCAAAATCTGTTATAGAAGGTGCTTTAAAGAAATCTTTTGCTCCAGAATTCTTAAATAGAATAGATGATGTAATTGTATTTAATGCTTTAGAAAGAGAAGATATTCATTCTATTATCGATATTGAATTAGATAAACTATTATACAGAATTTCTGATTTAGGTTACACTTTAAATTTAAGTGATAAAGCTAAAGATTATATCGCTGATAAAGGTTTTGATAAAAAATATGGAGCTAGACCTTTAAAGAGAGCAATTCAGAAATATATAGAGGATGCATTAGCAGAAGAAATAGTAAATTCTAAACTTACTGAAGGCGATACTATTATAATGGATTTTGATGATGTAAAAGATGAACTTACCATTAATATTGTAAAAGGTGAAAAGAAGCCTGAAACTAGAACAGAAACAGAATCTTAA
- the gyrA gene encoding DNA gyrase subunit A translates to MAEGEKLIPINIEEQMKAAYIDYSMSVIVSRALPDVRDGLKPVHRRVLYGMHELGIKATGAYKKSARIVGEVLGKYHPHGDTSVYDSMVRMAQDWSVRYMMVDGQGNFGSVDGDSPAAMRYTEVRMQKISEEMLADIEKDTVDHSLNFDDTLQEPTVLPTRIPNLLVNGASGIAVGMATNMAPHNLTEVINGTVAYIENRDIEIDELMQHVTAPDFPTGGIIYGYDGVKDAFHTGRGRIVMRAKANIEEVKGRECIVVTEIPYQVNKADMIKKTADLVNDKKIEGIANIRDESDRNGMRIVYILKRDAIPNIVLNKLFKYTQLQTSFSVNNIALVNGRPEQLNLKQLIHYFVEHRHEVVVRRTEYELKKAEARAHILEGLIIASDNIDEVIKIIRASSNADEARTSLIERFELTEIQAKAIVEMRLRQLTGLEQDKLRAEYDEIMITITDLKDILSNEPRRYQIITDELLHIKSKYGDERRSIIEYAGGDMRIEDMIPDTKVVVTISNAGYLKRTNLEEYKVQNRGGRGQKGATTRNEDFLEHLFVGTNHQYMMFFTQKGKVFWMRVYEIPEGGKNTKGRAMQNLINIEQDDSVKAFLVTQDLKDEDYVNSHYVIMATKKGQVKKTSLEQYSRPRTNGINAITIKEGDELLEAKLTTGDSQVMLALKSGKSIRFEEAKTRPMGRTASGVRGITLQHENDEVIGMVAVNDMDSNILVVSEKGYGKRSSLEDYRITNRGGKGVKTLNISEKTGNLVAIKNVDDSNDLMIINKSGIIIRMAVEDLRVMGRATQGVRLINIKEDDSIAAVAKVINEEDADDEIENGTDIENSTNENQE, encoded by the coding sequence ATGGCAGAAGGCGAAAAGTTAATTCCAATTAACATTGAAGAGCAGATGAAAGCTGCATACATTGATTACTCAATGTCAGTAATAGTTTCAAGAGCATTACCAGATGTAAGAGATGGTTTAAAACCAGTTCACAGAAGGGTTTTGTATGGGATGCACGAACTAGGAATTAAAGCTACTGGAGCTTATAAAAAATCAGCAAGAATTGTTGGGGAAGTGTTGGGTAAATATCACCCACATGGAGATACATCTGTATACGATTCTATGGTAAGAATGGCGCAAGACTGGAGTGTGCGTTATATGATGGTAGATGGTCAAGGAAACTTTGGTTCTGTAGATGGAGATAGTCCAGCAGCAATGCGTTATACTGAGGTAAGAATGCAAAAAATATCAGAAGAAATGTTAGCTGATATTGAAAAAGATACTGTAGACCATTCTTTAAATTTTGATGATACTTTACAAGAACCTACTGTTCTACCCACTCGTATCCCCAATTTATTGGTAAATGGAGCTTCTGGTATTGCTGTAGGTATGGCAACAAATATGGCGCCTCATAACTTAACAGAAGTTATTAATGGTACTGTTGCTTATATCGAAAATAGAGATATTGAGATAGATGAGTTAATGCAACATGTAACTGCACCAGATTTTCCTACAGGTGGTATTATTTATGGTTATGATGGTGTAAAAGATGCTTTTCATACAGGTCGTGGACGAATTGTAATGCGTGCCAAAGCCAATATCGAAGAAGTTAAAGGACGTGAGTGTATTGTTGTAACTGAAATTCCTTATCAAGTGAATAAGGCAGATATGATTAAGAAAACTGCTGACTTGGTAAATGATAAAAAAATAGAAGGTATTGCTAATATTAGAGATGAATCTGATAGAAATGGAATGCGTATTGTTTACATTTTAAAACGTGATGCAATACCTAATATCGTTCTAAATAAATTGTTTAAATACACCCAGTTACAAACTTCTTTTAGTGTAAATAATATTGCTTTAGTTAATGGTAGACCTGAGCAATTGAACCTAAAACAATTGATTCATTATTTTGTTGAGCACAGACATGAAGTTGTTGTTCGTAGAACAGAATATGAGTTGAAGAAAGCAGAAGCTAGAGCACATATTTTAGAAGGATTAATTATTGCTTCGGATAATATTGATGAAGTAATTAAAATTATTAGAGCTTCTTCTAATGCTGATGAAGCAAGAACCAGTTTAATTGAGCGTTTTGAGTTAACAGAAATTCAAGCAAAAGCAATTGTAGAAATGCGTTTGCGTCAATTAACAGGTTTAGAGCAAGATAAATTACGTGCTGAGTATGATGAGATTATGATAACGATTACTGACTTAAAAGATATTTTATCTAATGAGCCAAGACGTTATCAAATAATTACTGATGAGTTATTACATATTAAAAGTAAATATGGTGATGAGCGTAGATCTATTATAGAATATGCAGGTGGCGATATGCGTATAGAGGATATGATTCCTGATACTAAAGTTGTAGTTACCATTTCTAATGCAGGTTATTTAAAACGTACAAATCTTGAAGAATATAAAGTTCAGAATAGAGGAGGAAGAGGTCAAAAAGGAGCAACTACTAGAAATGAAGATTTCTTAGAACATTTATTTGTAGGGACAAACCATCAATACATGATGTTCTTTACTCAAAAAGGTAAGGTTTTCTGGATGCGTGTTTATGAAATTCCTGAAGGTGGTAAAAACACCAAAGGTAGAGCAATGCAAAACTTGATTAATATTGAGCAAGATGATAGCGTAAAAGCATTTTTGGTAACCCAAGATTTAAAAGACGAAGATTATGTAAATAGTCATTACGTAATTATGGCAACCAAAAAAGGACAAGTTAAAAAGACTTCTTTAGAACAATATTCTAGACCAAGAACAAATGGTATTAATGCCATTACTATTAAAGAAGGTGATGAATTATTAGAAGCAAAATTAACAACAGGAGACAGCCAAGTAATGTTGGCTTTAAAATCGGGTAAATCTATTCGTTTTGAAGAAGCCAAAACAAGACCAATGGGTAGAACAGCTTCTGGTGTAAGAGGTATTACATTGCAACATGAAAATGATGAAGTTATTGGTATGGTTGCAGTAAATGACATGGACAGCAACATTCTTGTAGTTTCTGAAAAAGGATATGGAAAACGTTCTAGTTTAGAGGATTATAGAATTACCAATAGAGGAGGTAAAGGAGTAAAAACTTTAAATATTTCTGAGAAAACGGGTAATTTGGTTGCTATAAAAAATGTTGATGATTCTAATGATTTAATGATTATTAATAAATCTGGAATTATCATAAGAATGGCTGTTGAAGACTTACGTGTAATGGGGCGTGCAACTCAAGGTGTACGTTTAATTAATATTAAAGAAGACGATAGTATTGCAGCTGTTGCCAAAGTAATTAATGAAGAGGATGCAGATGATGAAATAGAAAATGGCACGGATATTGAAAATAGTACAAACGAAAATCAAGAGTAA
- a CDS encoding tetratricopeptide repeat protein, translating to MKNQILALSLGLMSIGMFGQKNELKAAEKAIKKNDFKTAKAAILPLESMEGSMDAKYQAKYYYLKGAAYGKSNVEKAAEAYNKLFEVEKASGSSKYTKIATPKLNELIQFVSEKAIKAYSTDKDYKSATKDFYLTYKLSPADTTFLYNAAVSASLDKDYDASLKYYNMLQDLGYTGISTQYLAVNKASGATENLGTKENRDTMVKFGTYINPSDNTTESRQPEIVKNIGYILINQGKNDEAIVVIQEARKSNPKDLNLLLNEAQLYIKLEKMDKFGELMQEAIALDPTNPTLFFNLGVVNQNEKNTEDAIKYYKKAIELKPDYGDAYMNLAVAILAGEEAIVNEMNKNLSNFKKYDELEGKQKELYKEALPYLEKADELGRTEDTVKSILNIYDLLEMTEKADALRVIYKEMRGQ from the coding sequence ATGAAAAATCAAATATTAGCACTTTCATTAGGATTGATGTCAATTGGAATGTTTGGGCAAAAAAATGAACTAAAAGCTGCAGAGAAAGCCATTAAAAAGAATGACTTTAAGACAGCGAAAGCAGCTATTCTTCCTCTAGAAAGTATGGAAGGTTCTATGGATGCAAAGTATCAAGCTAAATATTATTATTTAAAAGGTGCTGCGTATGGAAAATCTAATGTTGAAAAAGCTGCAGAGGCTTACAATAAATTATTTGAGGTAGAAAAAGCAAGTGGTAGTTCTAAATACACTAAAATTGCTACACCAAAATTGAATGAATTAATTCAGTTTGTTTCAGAAAAAGCAATTAAAGCGTATAGTACAGATAAAGATTATAAATCTGCTACTAAAGATTTTTATTTAACGTATAAATTGAGTCCTGCAGATACTACTTTTTTATATAATGCAGCTGTAAGTGCTTCTTTAGACAAAGACTATGATGCTTCTTTAAAGTATTATAATATGTTACAAGACCTAGGTTATACAGGGATTTCTACGCAATACTTAGCTGTTAATAAAGCAAGTGGTGCTACAGAAAATTTAGGTACTAAAGAGAACAGAGATACAATGGTTAAGTTTGGTACTTACATTAATCCTTCTGATAATACTACTGAATCTAGACAACCAGAAATCGTTAAAAACATTGGTTACATTTTAATTAATCAAGGTAAAAATGATGAGGCAATTGTAGTTATTCAAGAAGCTAGAAAATCAAATCCAAAAGATTTAAACCTTTTATTGAATGAAGCTCAACTTTACATTAAATTAGAAAAAATGGATAAGTTTGGTGAATTAATGCAAGAAGCTATTGCTTTAGACCCAACGAACCCTACACTTTTCTTTAATTTAGGTGTTGTAAATCAGAATGAAAAAAATACTGAAGACGCTATTAAATATTACAAAAAAGCAATTGAGTTAAAGCCAGATTATGGTGATGCTTATATGAATTTAGCAGTAGCAATTCTTGCAGGAGAAGAAGCAATTGTAAATGAAATGAACAAAAATTTATCTAATTTTAAAAAGTATGATGAATTAGAAGGTAAACAAAAAGAATTATACAAAGAAGCTTTACCTTATTTAGAAAAAGCAGATGAATTAGGTAGAACAGAAGATACTGTAAAGTCTATTTTAAATATTTATGATCTTTTAGAAATGACTGAAAAAGCAGATGCTTTAAGAGTTATTTATAAAGAAATGAGAGGTCAATAA
- a CDS encoding C40 family peptidase encodes MYGICNLSIVPLRAESTDQSEMVSQVLFGECFTILEKNKNWSKIKLSFDEYEGFIDNKQFEEISEELFHKISHQTHIYAGEVIDYITDVSGNLLTIPLGAHLPFYENQHFSINEKKFQFEGKVFSGAHSKNEIIQTAFIFLNTPYLWGGKTPFGIDCSGFTQMIYKLCGHKLFRDAHQQAKQGEVLSFIEESEPGDLAFFDNEEGEIIHVGIILKDYHIIHAYGKVRIDTLDHSGIFNNDLHTHTHKLRVIKKLI; translated from the coding sequence TTGTACGGAATTTGTAATTTAAGTATTGTTCCTTTACGAGCAGAATCTACAGACCAATCAGAAATGGTTAGTCAGGTTTTGTTTGGTGAGTGTTTTACTATTCTTGAAAAAAATAAGAATTGGAGTAAAATTAAATTGTCTTTTGATGAATACGAAGGCTTTATAGATAACAAACAATTCGAAGAAATATCCGAAGAATTATTTCATAAAATAAGTCATCAAACTCATATTTATGCTGGTGAAGTTATTGATTATATTACAGACGTTTCTGGTAATTTATTAACGATTCCTTTAGGTGCTCATTTACCTTTTTACGAAAATCAGCATTTTTCTATAAACGAAAAAAAGTTTCAATTTGAAGGAAAGGTCTTTTCTGGAGCACATTCTAAAAATGAAATTATACAAACTGCTTTTATATTCTTAAACACACCTTATTTATGGGGTGGTAAAACGCCTTTTGGCATTGATTGTTCTGGTTTTACGCAAATGATATATAAACTATGTGGTCACAAATTATTTAGAGATGCGCATCAACAAGCAAAACAAGGTGAAGTTTTAAGTTTTATAGAAGAAAGTGAACCTGGTGATTTGGCCTTTTTTGATAATGAAGAAGGAGAAATTATTCACGTTGGTATCATCTTAAAAGATTACCATATTATTCACGCTTATGGTAAGGTTAGAATTGATACTTTAGACCATAGTGGAATTTTTAACAACGATTTACACACGCATACACACAAACTAAGAGTTATTAAAAAACTGATATAA
- a CDS encoding acetyl-CoA C-acyltransferase produces the protein MKDVVIVSVARTPIGSFMGSLSTIPATILGATAIKGALEKINLDANLVEEVFMGNVVSAGLGQAPARQAAIHAGIPDTVPCTTVNKVCASGMKSIMLASQTIALGDADIVVAGGMENMSMIPHYQYARTGSKFGPITMEDGMQKDGLVDAYGKVAMGVCADECATEYSFTREDQDAFAIQSYERSAKAWSEGKFDDEIVPVSIPQRRGEPIIFSSDEEYKNVKMEKIPALRPAFTKDGTVTAANASTINDGGAALVLMSAKKAAELNLTPLAKIVSYADAAHEPKWFTTAPSKALPKALAKANLNIDDVDYFEFNEAFSVVGLANMKILGITDKNTNVNGGAVSLGHPLGVSGARIVIALTSILKQNNAKIGAAAICNGGGGASALIIERI, from the coding sequence ATGAAAGATGTAGTAATTGTATCTGTAGCCAGAACGCCAATTGGTAGTTTTATGGGGAGTTTATCTACCATACCAGCAACAATATTAGGAGCAACAGCTATAAAAGGTGCTTTAGAAAAAATTAATTTAGATGCCAATCTTGTAGAAGAAGTATTTATGGGTAATGTGGTTTCTGCTGGTTTAGGGCAAGCTCCTGCAAGACAAGCTGCAATTCACGCTGGCATACCAGATACTGTGCCTTGTACAACCGTAAATAAAGTTTGTGCTTCTGGTATGAAATCGATTATGTTAGCTTCACAAACTATTGCTTTAGGCGATGCTGACATTGTAGTTGCTGGTGGTATGGAAAATATGAGTATGATTCCTCATTATCAATATGCAAGAACTGGTTCTAAATTTGGGCCAATTACAATGGAAGATGGTATGCAAAAAGACGGCTTAGTAGATGCTTATGGTAAAGTTGCTATGGGTGTTTGTGCTGATGAATGTGCTACTGAATACAGTTTTACAAGAGAAGATCAAGATGCATTTGCAATTCAATCTTACGAAAGATCTGCAAAAGCTTGGAGCGAAGGTAAATTTGACGATGAAATTGTGCCAGTTTCCATTCCGCAAAGAAGAGGTGAGCCAATTATTTTTTCTTCGGATGAAGAGTACAAGAATGTAAAAATGGAAAAAATTCCTGCTTTACGACCTGCTTTTACAAAAGACGGAACAGTAACTGCTGCAAATGCTTCTACTATAAATGATGGTGGAGCAGCTTTGGTTTTAATGTCTGCTAAAAAAGCGGCTGAGTTAAATCTAACTCCGCTTGCAAAAATAGTGAGTTATGCAGATGCTGCTCACGAACCAAAATGGTTTACAACTGCACCTTCTAAAGCTTTACCAAAAGCCTTAGCAAAAGCAAATTTAAATATTGATGATGTAGATTACTTTGAATTTAATGAAGCTTTTTCTGTAGTTGGTTTAGCAAATATGAAAATATTAGGCATTACTGATAAAAATACCAACGTAAATGGTGGTGCTGTTTCTTTAGGACATCCTTTAGGAGTTTCTGGAGCAAGAATTGTAATTGCTTTAACCTCTATTTTAAAACAAAATAATGCCAAAATTGGTGCTGCAGCTATTTGTAATGGTGGTGGTGGTGCAAGCGCATTAATTATAGAACGCATCTAA